In one window of Anabaena sphaerica FACHB-251 DNA:
- a CDS encoding ABC transporter permease, which produces MFIANRIKLLLPILSPLIAIALALLVGAGLILLAGANPIVAYTALFKESLTTYFGFGNTLTKMTPLLFTSLGVLVALRGGQFNIGGEGQIYLGALGSSLIGLYVQGIPALIHIPLALFIGFVFGAVWGWFPGYLKAIKGVNEVITTLLLNYIAINLISYLVQNPLKAPAAPSPYSSLIAKTAQLPIILPGSLAHAGILLALITAGILWVLLVRSPLGYQISTVGFNPIAARYAKISVEQTIMLIMSLAGGLAGLAGACEVMGLKYRLFEQVSPGYGFDAIAIAFLSRGNIWGVVLTSLFFASLRSGANIMQRSAGVPVTVVYAIQGFTVLFIAIALALESRGKVTGDR; this is translated from the coding sequence ATGTTTATAGCTAATAGAATTAAACTCTTACTACCAATTTTATCACCCCTAATAGCGATCGCCTTGGCTTTATTAGTTGGTGCTGGTTTAATATTGTTAGCTGGTGCTAATCCCATTGTTGCATATACAGCTTTATTTAAAGAATCCCTTACTACCTATTTTGGTTTTGGTAATACCCTCACCAAAATGACTCCTTTATTATTTACAAGTTTAGGTGTTTTGGTAGCATTACGTGGCGGTCAATTTAATATTGGTGGGGAAGGACAAATTTATTTAGGTGCTTTGGGAAGTAGTTTAATCGGGTTATATGTGCAAGGAATACCTGCATTGATTCACATACCTTTGGCGTTATTTATCGGGTTTGTTTTTGGTGCGGTTTGGGGTTGGTTTCCCGGTTATCTCAAAGCCATAAAAGGGGTAAATGAAGTAATTACCACTTTACTGTTAAATTACATTGCTATAAATTTAATTAGCTATTTGGTACAAAATCCTTTAAAAGCACCAGCAGCACCTAGTCCTTATTCATCACTAATTGCTAAAACTGCCCAATTACCAATTATTTTACCCGGAAGTCTTGCCCATGCGGGAATTTTATTAGCATTAATTACAGCGGGGATTTTATGGGTATTATTAGTGCGATCGCCTTTAGGATACCAAATTAGCACTGTTGGTTTTAACCCCATCGCCGCCCGTTATGCGAAAATTTCTGTAGAACAGACTATTATGTTAATCATGAGTTTAGCAGGAGGTTTAGCAGGGTTAGCAGGTGCGTGTGAAGTCATGGGTTTAAAATATCGATTATTTGAACAAGTTTCCCCCGGTTATGGATTTGATGCCATTGCGATCGCCTTTTTAAGTCGTGGTAATATTTGGGGTGTAGTCTTAACTTCCCTCTTTTTTGCCTCCCTTCGTAGCGGTGCAAACATCATGCAACGTAGCGCCGGAGTACCCGTCACCGTAGTTTATGCTATTCAAGGTTTTACCGTATTATTTATTGCGATCGCTTTAGCTTTAGAATCTCGGGGAAAGGTGACAGGTGACAGGTGA